The segment TGAAGTGAAAAGGACAATATTTCCCCTTTGTAGTGaaatagaagtataaagtatcataaAATACAATAGTAAACAAGCTTAGTTACATTacagttgttattgttattaatatttgtCATTccatgtttgtatatatatatatatatatgtgtgtgtgtgtgtgtgtgtgtgtgtgtgtgctctgatcAGGTGAACCCGGCTTTGACTCTGGCTCTGTTGGCCACGCGGAAGCTGGAGGTCCTCCGGGCCGTTGTTTATATCGCTGCTCAGTGTCTGGGGGCCTTTTTAGCAGCCGGGGCCCTCTACCTGGCCCTGCCCATCAAAACCACCGCAGACCACTTCGTCAACAGGGTCAGTCCTCAGAGTTTTACCTTTTAAAGCTTAAAAGACGTTACATCTTACCCCCCTTTTTCTCCCTCAGGTTCCCATCGAGGTGAACGCAGCCCAGGCTCTGGGCATCGAGGTGCTGTGCACCTTCCAGATGGTCTTCACCGTGTTCTCAGTGGAGGACCACCGGCGGAGGGAAAGCTCCGAACCCGGACACCTGGCCATTGGATTAGCACACACTGCTGGAGTGCTGATCGGGGTGAGAGGAGCTTTCATGCTGAATTACGAGTTGTGCGTTTACTCAAGTGATCATTCGAAGTGGTTCCactactaaaaaaaaacaccttctcactttgttattaaaaacaaatacacatttgaagTCATCTTTCATcaagaaacacatttctttgcACTACTTTGTCtcgtttatttttgtaaaacgCCAGTCTCGCATCATTTTATGTGGAATTCACGTGTACTTTAACTTCCCACGGTTTTTATCCAACAAGATAAATTCAGATAAATTGGACCCATAAGTGTCATAAGgtgaaataataaatgcattagttaaacacatacaaataatgGGAATCCAATCTGAATATCACATATTTAACTAAAGAATGGTATAAAACATGTGTACCACTAACTCAATGGACAGCCTGGTTCTTCAAAAGCAGACTGCAACCATGTCCAACTAAATAAAGCCTTTCAGGGACAATGCAAAGGTAACAATAGGAGACATTATGGTATATTCACCATATCATCTGTGCTGTGATGTGCTCAGGCATCACGGAGGAAGCCAAACCATGTAGAGAAAGATACTCTGCAAAAATATTAGATTaaagcaggaagaaaaaaacaaacaatgacaaGAAACTCATTTTTCTTTGTGGAAATAGttttttagtttgtgtgtgaatgtgtgtgtgttgttgtttttctgtcaggCGCGATTCTCCGGTGGCAGTATGAACCCTGCTCGCTCTCTGGGTCCAGCCATCATCACCGGATTCTGGGAAAACCACTGGGTGAGAGATCCAGAAAGCAACTGCAATATTACcgtgacttttcttttctttttttttctcctcaattTCTATGACTTTTCTATTTATGTCACACTACAACATGACATTGTTTAATTCTGGGGTTATGATGGTTCGATGACATCATACAACCCTATTTTCATTGCACACTATACGATGCCATTATTtcttaaataaagaaatacctCATTTAAATGGCATACTATGACTATATGACTATAGTACTATGGCTTTTTTATGCCATGAAATTCATCAACATGACCTCTTTATGACTCTTTTATGACGTAATATTCTtcaagcttttgttttttttgttgcatttagtttcattatatactatattatttgttatatttgtatgtcatactatttttaataataattttcaaTTTATGGCAtgctttaatatttatattttgtggCAGACTAAATTAttactttttatgacatttctatgtctgtaactgtaactgatttttataaaatgcattatgacattttttatcactttaaaaaaaaaagtttgtaatgcttttttttctggtaTACGATACCATAACATATTTTATGACAATTTCTATGCAATACTATTAATTttgtataacatttattttaatactaGACTTTTATGGCATTTCGTGACTTACTTACTATGACTTTGTGTATGACATTATGACAGTTTTATGACATCTTTAAGAAATACCATACTATgatgtttttaagatgtttCCAATATTTTCATTGCATAGTATAATTTTTAATGATTTCTTGTGACATAATATATCCGGGCTATtactatgacattttaatgtcagGGTTAACCCTACTTCATGGTATACTATACCATGATATTGTATAACTATGACATATTATATGATTACCTTTTATGGCACTTTATACtatgtcattatttattacatttatatggCATACTATAATTACTGTTGTATTACTTTCAATGGCATACTataaaattactttttaaattatctttttttatatcatgtcatttttttttacaattcttGGAAACTTGCTATACTATTTTAATCCAATACTACGACGTTGTTCCCCCCTTTCTTTCATCCTATACCACTCTTAGTGACCCTACTacacaatttattttgtcaCAACATTCTTATACCATACTAAATTATGACTTTTTccattgttattatcattaatatcgCCTCAGTTGTAAAGCTCAGTTAACATTCAAGCGCTTCCAAGATGTTTTACTCGTCTTGAACCATCCAGAAACGACATTCTCCCGTCTCTGCAGGTCTATTGGATCGGCCCGGTGTTCGGGGCGATACTGGGCGGCGTGTCCCACGAGTTCCTGTTTGCACGCAGCGCCTCTCGCCAGAAGCTGGTGGCGTGTCTGACCTGCAAGGACATCGAGATCGTGGACACGGCGAGCATGACGGGGTCGTCTCTGTCCACGGTCACGCAGAACGCCAGAGCCAAGCAGACcaacaaacaagacaacaactGAGGCCTCGCGCAAGAAAACAACGTCACGGAAACAACACGTGCATTCTGCAACATCAGTTTTTTCTTTGTAATATTTCCCACGTTAAGTTACATTAGCCCCCCCACAGGATACTTTATACCCGACCGTTTCAAGTTCAGTAATATTACGTTTTAATGCTTATGAATTGAACTTATGAGTCGTATCTTCTTTAAAAGTTATACAGTCTCAcgtttcaatttaaaaaaaaataatttcaggGTGTTGTTTACATATGGcttccacatgtgtgtgtatttttcttttcaagagACCGACATAAACTCACATGTTGCTCCGGTGGCAATAAATCCAATAACAAAAGGATGCTTATTGCTTTTAAATGTGCTTCACATTTCAGTGAGTTATCCTTTCAACGACCCTCCACTGAGGGCGACACATTTTTTGGCTAAAatgaatctttttttccttgttgcatttgtttttgctgcATTATAAAAGGAGATGAATGTCACATTTGAGGTCCCGGTCGGCTGCCATTAGTGTAAGTCCAGACTGAGGCCCAATATTGTGGCATTCAATTGTTACTTTCAAATTTGCacatcattaaaatatataatggaGATTCATTGAAAAAACCCTTCTGAAAAGCCCCCtcatgtttgtcattttcagGTTTCATCCTGCGTCTGTGAAGGCTTTGAAATGCTAAAGAGGTCCTTGCACTGCATTGTGGGTTCAACGGCGCCTCCCGAACACGTCTCTCATGTTTGCGTCTCTTCTCTTCGGCCTCCCGTTCACAATCAAATGGACCTTTTCACCCGTAATGGCTCGAAAGAAAGAACACGTTCAGTGGAAATAAGCTTTGTAATATGAAATGAatacgatgtgtgtgtgtgtgtgtgtgtgtgtgtgtgtgagagagactttttgttttcacaaaacTGTTTTTATGACTATCGTGTGTCATTGCCGTATTCGTCTTgtcttaaaatatgttttgcatgtAATTAAAAGGGTCAGTTCAACAAAATTTcccagaaaaaataaattcaagtaGTATTCAACCATGCAAAGAGATTGGTTTTCATTTGGGTCTCTTTAATTACTTGTAATAAGTGAggacatgttttttaaaattttt is part of the Cyclopterus lumpus isolate fCycLum1 chromosome 7, fCycLum1.pri, whole genome shotgun sequence genome and harbors:
- the LOC117733853 gene encoding aquaporin-4 — protein: MTWRELRSRQFWRAILAELLGTLVLVSAILGACVPGPGEAPSGPLYPAVAVGVSIVALAHCFGEISGAQVNPALTLALLATRKLEVLRAVVYIAAQCLGAFLAAGALYLALPIKTTADHFVNRVPIEVNAAQALGIEVLCTFQMVFTVFSVEDHRRRESSEPGHLAIGLAHTAGVLIGARFSGGSMNPARSLGPAIITGFWENHWVYWIGPVFGAILGGVSHEFLFARSASRQKLVACLTCKDIEIVDTASMTGSSLSTVTQNARAKQTNKQDNN